One Brassica rapa cultivar Chiifu-401-42 unplaced genomic scaffold, CAAS_Brap_v3.01 Scaffold0774, whole genome shotgun sequence DNA segment encodes these proteins:
- the LOC117131000 gene encoding uncharacterized protein LOC117131000, with translation MVLSVLQGSLEEHLLEAYSYCETPKHLWEVLQKTFGNVTNLNRVYEIKKAINTLVQDGEEFTKHLGKYRSLWSELESLRPSTADQELLMERREQDQVFGLLLTLDPPFNDVIKHMLRMPSLPTMEEVCAQIQKEEGSLGMFGGKGDMALSNKAEAIQANKAAYRGEERKFSGNCDHCKKPGHKRSQCWILHPHLKPAKFNKEREGRAHLSAETSEAGASGAGSSGLAGESEGRALTSHHQGAVKNMDHEVIKKSDIDALIKALKESGY, from the exons atggtgctttcagtgctacaagggtcccttgaagagcatctcttggaggcctacagctactgcgagactccaaaacacctgtgggaggtactccagaagacatttgggaacgttaccaatctaAACCGCGTGTATGAGATTAAGAAGgctatcaacacactggtacaagatggagaagagttcaccaagcatttgggcaagtatagatccttgtggtctgagcttgaatcattgaggccaagcaccgcggatcaagagctactcatggagaggagggagcaggatcaggtgttcGGATTGCTGTTGACACTAGATCCTCCattcaatgatgtgatcaagcacatgttgaggatgccgagtcttccaactatggaggaagtgtgtgcgcagattcagaaggaagaggggtcacttggtatgtttggagggaaaggagacatggctctgtccaacaaggctgaagcaatccaagcaaacaaggctgcttaccgtggagaggaaaggaagttcagtggaaactgtgaccattgcaagaagccgggacacaagaggagtcagtgctggatcctacacccccatttgaagccggccaagttcaacaaggagagagagggaagagctcacctttctgcagagacaagtgaagctggcgcatcaggagctggctcatctggtcttgcgggtgaaagtgaaggaagagccttaacctctcaccaccaaggagctgtgaagaacatggatcatgaggtgatcaagaagtcaGACATTGATGCCTTGATCAAAGCCCTTAAAGAGTCTG gatattga